A DNA window from Dunckerocampus dactyliophorus isolate RoL2022-P2 chromosome 17, RoL_Ddac_1.1, whole genome shotgun sequence contains the following coding sequences:
- the wdr36 gene encoding WD repeat-containing protein 36 isoform X1 has product MAGSGSSLFSGFRVLGLYSNHVPHVLRYHQKHREFYVVTSVGKCLHTYNVAHLGIVSVSNSLQDDITCVAADRMLVFAAAGRLVCALARNKEVVMRYRGHEQEVRLLLSLGDQLISADGGGHVIVWDVHAGDVYLRLHFDPSTFSVSAMMHPSTYLNKVLLGSSQGALQLWNVKSSKLLYTFPGWSAGVTVLQQSPAVDVVGVGTATGRIVIHNIRADETLMMFTQDWGPITSLAFRTDGPPVAASGSPQGHMAFWDLERQQLVAQQRHAHNTAVAAATFLHGEPLLVTNGADNAVKVWIFDQDGGGARLLRSRQGHRAPPTTICHHGNDGKNILSAGQDGTLQSFSSVHERFHKNLGHGGCARSISKKKEQKKKKNMSYGELRLPAITAFSSATARQSDWDGIVACHRGRLATTTWNYQRCTMGAHHLQPPGGHSDAIATAVDITSCGNFTVVGSSCGRVDVYNLQSGLHRGCYGDKQKAHSGVVRGVAVDALNQLTVTIASDWLLKFWRFKNHKQEEEIKLNAAPASMKLHRDSGMLAVALDDFTLLIVDIETKRVVRKFCGHHGNTNGMTFSPDGRWLVTAGMDCTIRTWDIPSGSLVDCFLVSMAPVGVSMSPTGDFLATVHVDSLGVYLWTNKSLCGPVGLHPLSADYQPAEETLPGAAVHEVEREVISEEAEYAFRSSEQLGAELVTLSQLPESRWKSLLHLDAIKRRNKAVSAPVAGTSAPFFLPTVPGLTPRFATPIQEVQSKVYSCGPLSQRSKFSSALEACLQAGSFHVPIQLLKDLGPSAISVELACLSPEGGGDSSLLLAFVGMIDSMLASGRDFDLAHAYLGLFLKLHLRSLSQDAVAMEALLRLSLRLEAGWADLRASFHQSLCLLAYAKSALL; this is encoded by the exons atgGCGGGAAGCGGTAGCTCTTTGTTCTCCGGCTTCCGGGTTTTGGGACTTTACAGCAATCATGTGCCGCACGTGCTACGCTACCATCAAAAACACCGCGAGTTCTACGTGGTGACGTCGGTGGGCAAATGTTTGCACACTTACAAT GTGGCTCATTTGGGCATCGTCTCTGTCA GTAACAGTCTCCAAGATGACATCACTTGTGTGGCAGCGGACAGGATGTTGGTGTTTGCTGCCGCCGGACGACTCGTCTGTGCCCTCGCGAGGAACAAAGAG GTGGTGATGCGTTACCGTGGTCACGAGCAGGAAGTGCGTCTGCTGCTTTCTTTGGGTGATCAGCTGATCTCGGCCGATGGCGGCGGACACGTCATCGTGTGGGACGTCCACGCGGGCG ACGTCTACCTGAGGCTACACTTTGACCCCAGCACCTTCAGCGTGTCGGCCATGATGCACCCCAGCACGTACCTGAACAAGGTGCTGCTGGGAAGCTCCCAGGGTGCACTGCAGCTGTGGAACGTGAAAAGCAG CAAGCTGCTGTACACGTTCCCGGGCTGGTCGGCAGGGGTCACGGTTCTGCAGCAG AGCCCGGCGGTGGACGTGGTGGGTGTCGGCACGGCGACGGGCCGCATCGTCATTCACAACATCCGAGCGGACGAGACGCTGATGATGTTCACGCAGGACTGGGGACCAATCACATCGCTGGCTTTCAGGACAG ACGGTCCTCCCGTGGCGGCGTCCGGCAGTCCTCAGGGTCACATGGCCTTCTGGGACCTGGAGCGTCAGCAGCTCGTGGCTCAGCAGAGACACGCCCACAACACGGCGGTGGCAGCTGCCACCTTCCTGCACGGCGAGCCGCTGTTGGTCACCAACGGAGCCGACAACGCTGTCAAG GTGTGGATATTTGACCAGGATGGGGGCGGAGCCAGGTTGCTGAGGAGTCGCCAAGGGCACAGAGCCCCACCCACCACTAtctgtcaccatggcaacgatgGCAAGAACATCCTGAGCGCAG gtcAGGACGGCACATTGCAGTCTTTCTCCAGCGTGCACGAGCGCTTCCACAAGAACCTCGGACACGGTGGGTGTGCAC gCTCCATCAGTAAAAAGaaagaacagaagaagaagaagaacatgtcCTATGGGGAACTCCGCCTGCCCGCCATCACTGCATTCTCCTCTG CTACAGCCCGCCAATCAGACTGGGACGGCATCGTGGCGTGTCACCGTGGTCGCCTAGCAACCACCACCTGGAACTACCAGCGGTGCACCATGGGAGCTCATCACCTGCAGCCGCCAGGTGGCCACAGCGACGCCATCGCTACG GCcgtcgacatcacttcctgtggaAACTTTACAGTTGTGGGCTCATCGTGCGGCCGTGTTGACGTCTACAACCTGCAGTCCGGACTTCATCGCGGTTGCTATGGAGACAAGCAGAAAG CTCACAGCGGTGTGGTGCGAGGGGTCGCCGTTGATGCACTTAACCAGCTGACTGTCACCATCGCATCTGATTGGCTCCTCAAGTTCTGGCGCTTCAAGAACCACAAACAGGAAGAAGAGATCAAGTTAAACGCTGCACCGGCTAGCATGAAGCTCCACAGAGACAG CGGAATGCTAGCAGTGGCGTTGGATGACTTCACATTGCTGATTGTTGACATCGAAACCAAGCGAGTGGTCAGGAAGTTTTgtggtcaccatggcaacaccaACGGCATG ACTTTTAGTCCAGATGGTCGCTGGTTGGTGACGGCGGGCATGGACTGCACCATTCGGACGTGGGACATCCCTTCTGGAAG CCTTGTGGACTGCTTCCTGGTTTCCATGGCGCCAGTGGGTGTGTCCATGTCACCCACGGGAGACTTCCTGGCAACAGTGCATGTGGACAGTCTGGGAGTGTACTTGTG GACTAATAAGAGCCTGTGTGGGCCCGTGGGGCTCCACCCTCTCTCGGCCGACTACCAACCGGCAGAGGAGACTCTGCCGGGAGCGGCGGTGCATGAGGTCGAGCGGGAAGTGATATCAGAGGAGGCAGAGTACGCGTTCCGTTCAAGTGAGCAGTTAGGGGCGGAGCTAGTGACGCTGTCTCAGCTGCCGGAGTCGCGCTGGAAGAGTCTTCTTCACCTGGACGCCATCAAG AGGAGGAACAAGGCCGTCTCGGCGCCTGTGGCAGGAACTTCGGCGCCATTCTTCCTGCCCACCGTGCCGGGCCTCACACCACGCTTTGCCACGCCCATTCAGGAAGTGcag TCCAAGGTTTACAGCTGCGGTCCGCTGTCTCAGAGGTCAAAGTTCAGTAGTGCTCTGGAGGCGTGTCTTCAGGCAGGCTCAT TCCACGTTCCCATCCAGCTCTTGAAGGATTTGGGCCCGTCTGCGATCTCGGTGGAGCTTGCCTGCCTGTCACCTGAAGGGGGCGGAGACAGCAGCCTGCTGTTGGCTTTCGTGGGCATGATTGACAGCATGTTGGCCAGTGGGCGGGACTTTGATCTGGCGCACGCATACCTGGGTCTGTTCCTCAAG CTTCACCTGCGCTCGCTGTCGCAGGATGCGGTCGCCATGGAAGCGTTGCTCCGCCTCTCCTTGCGGCTGGAGGCGGGGTGGGCGGACCTGCGGGCGTCGTTTCATCAGTCGCTTTGTCTGCTGGCGTACGCTAAGAGCGCGCTGCTGTGA
- the wdr36 gene encoding WD repeat-containing protein 36 isoform X2 — translation MAGSGSSLFSGFRVLGLYSNHVPHVLRYHQKHREFYVVTSVGKCLHTYNVAHLGIVSVSNSLQDDITCVAADRMLVFAAAGRLVCALARNKEVVMRYRGHEQEVRLLLSLGDQLISADGGGHVIVWDVHAGDVYLRLHFDPSTFSVSAMMHPSTYLNKVLLGSSQGALQLWNVKSSKLLYTFPGWSAGVTVLQQSPAVDVVGVGTATGRIVIHNIRADETLMMFTQDWGPITSLAFRTDGPPVAASGSPQGHMAFWDLERQQLVAQQRHAHNTAVAAATFLHGEPLLVTNGADNAVKVWIFDQDGGGARLLRSRQGHRAPPTTICHHGNDGKNILSAGQDGTLQSFSSVHERFHKNLGHGGCARSISKKKEQKKKKNMSYGELRLPAITAFSSARQSDWDGIVACHRGRLATTTWNYQRCTMGAHHLQPPGGHSDAIATAVDITSCGNFTVVGSSCGRVDVYNLQSGLHRGCYGDKQKAHSGVVRGVAVDALNQLTVTIASDWLLKFWRFKNHKQEEEIKLNAAPASMKLHRDSGMLAVALDDFTLLIVDIETKRVVRKFCGHHGNTNGMTFSPDGRWLVTAGMDCTIRTWDIPSGSLVDCFLVSMAPVGVSMSPTGDFLATVHVDSLGVYLWTNKSLCGPVGLHPLSADYQPAEETLPGAAVHEVEREVISEEAEYAFRSSEQLGAELVTLSQLPESRWKSLLHLDAIKRRNKAVSAPVAGTSAPFFLPTVPGLTPRFATPIQEVQSKVYSCGPLSQRSKFSSALEACLQAGSFHVPIQLLKDLGPSAISVELACLSPEGGGDSSLLLAFVGMIDSMLASGRDFDLAHAYLGLFLKLHLRSLSQDAVAMEALLRLSLRLEAGWADLRASFHQSLCLLAYAKSALL, via the exons atgGCGGGAAGCGGTAGCTCTTTGTTCTCCGGCTTCCGGGTTTTGGGACTTTACAGCAATCATGTGCCGCACGTGCTACGCTACCATCAAAAACACCGCGAGTTCTACGTGGTGACGTCGGTGGGCAAATGTTTGCACACTTACAAT GTGGCTCATTTGGGCATCGTCTCTGTCA GTAACAGTCTCCAAGATGACATCACTTGTGTGGCAGCGGACAGGATGTTGGTGTTTGCTGCCGCCGGACGACTCGTCTGTGCCCTCGCGAGGAACAAAGAG GTGGTGATGCGTTACCGTGGTCACGAGCAGGAAGTGCGTCTGCTGCTTTCTTTGGGTGATCAGCTGATCTCGGCCGATGGCGGCGGACACGTCATCGTGTGGGACGTCCACGCGGGCG ACGTCTACCTGAGGCTACACTTTGACCCCAGCACCTTCAGCGTGTCGGCCATGATGCACCCCAGCACGTACCTGAACAAGGTGCTGCTGGGAAGCTCCCAGGGTGCACTGCAGCTGTGGAACGTGAAAAGCAG CAAGCTGCTGTACACGTTCCCGGGCTGGTCGGCAGGGGTCACGGTTCTGCAGCAG AGCCCGGCGGTGGACGTGGTGGGTGTCGGCACGGCGACGGGCCGCATCGTCATTCACAACATCCGAGCGGACGAGACGCTGATGATGTTCACGCAGGACTGGGGACCAATCACATCGCTGGCTTTCAGGACAG ACGGTCCTCCCGTGGCGGCGTCCGGCAGTCCTCAGGGTCACATGGCCTTCTGGGACCTGGAGCGTCAGCAGCTCGTGGCTCAGCAGAGACACGCCCACAACACGGCGGTGGCAGCTGCCACCTTCCTGCACGGCGAGCCGCTGTTGGTCACCAACGGAGCCGACAACGCTGTCAAG GTGTGGATATTTGACCAGGATGGGGGCGGAGCCAGGTTGCTGAGGAGTCGCCAAGGGCACAGAGCCCCACCCACCACTAtctgtcaccatggcaacgatgGCAAGAACATCCTGAGCGCAG gtcAGGACGGCACATTGCAGTCTTTCTCCAGCGTGCACGAGCGCTTCCACAAGAACCTCGGACACGGTGGGTGTGCAC gCTCCATCAGTAAAAAGaaagaacagaagaagaagaagaacatgtcCTATGGGGAACTCCGCCTGCCCGCCATCACTGCATTCTCCTCTG CCCGCCAATCAGACTGGGACGGCATCGTGGCGTGTCACCGTGGTCGCCTAGCAACCACCACCTGGAACTACCAGCGGTGCACCATGGGAGCTCATCACCTGCAGCCGCCAGGTGGCCACAGCGACGCCATCGCTACG GCcgtcgacatcacttcctgtggaAACTTTACAGTTGTGGGCTCATCGTGCGGCCGTGTTGACGTCTACAACCTGCAGTCCGGACTTCATCGCGGTTGCTATGGAGACAAGCAGAAAG CTCACAGCGGTGTGGTGCGAGGGGTCGCCGTTGATGCACTTAACCAGCTGACTGTCACCATCGCATCTGATTGGCTCCTCAAGTTCTGGCGCTTCAAGAACCACAAACAGGAAGAAGAGATCAAGTTAAACGCTGCACCGGCTAGCATGAAGCTCCACAGAGACAG CGGAATGCTAGCAGTGGCGTTGGATGACTTCACATTGCTGATTGTTGACATCGAAACCAAGCGAGTGGTCAGGAAGTTTTgtggtcaccatggcaacaccaACGGCATG ACTTTTAGTCCAGATGGTCGCTGGTTGGTGACGGCGGGCATGGACTGCACCATTCGGACGTGGGACATCCCTTCTGGAAG CCTTGTGGACTGCTTCCTGGTTTCCATGGCGCCAGTGGGTGTGTCCATGTCACCCACGGGAGACTTCCTGGCAACAGTGCATGTGGACAGTCTGGGAGTGTACTTGTG GACTAATAAGAGCCTGTGTGGGCCCGTGGGGCTCCACCCTCTCTCGGCCGACTACCAACCGGCAGAGGAGACTCTGCCGGGAGCGGCGGTGCATGAGGTCGAGCGGGAAGTGATATCAGAGGAGGCAGAGTACGCGTTCCGTTCAAGTGAGCAGTTAGGGGCGGAGCTAGTGACGCTGTCTCAGCTGCCGGAGTCGCGCTGGAAGAGTCTTCTTCACCTGGACGCCATCAAG AGGAGGAACAAGGCCGTCTCGGCGCCTGTGGCAGGAACTTCGGCGCCATTCTTCCTGCCCACCGTGCCGGGCCTCACACCACGCTTTGCCACGCCCATTCAGGAAGTGcag TCCAAGGTTTACAGCTGCGGTCCGCTGTCTCAGAGGTCAAAGTTCAGTAGTGCTCTGGAGGCGTGTCTTCAGGCAGGCTCAT TCCACGTTCCCATCCAGCTCTTGAAGGATTTGGGCCCGTCTGCGATCTCGGTGGAGCTTGCCTGCCTGTCACCTGAAGGGGGCGGAGACAGCAGCCTGCTGTTGGCTTTCGTGGGCATGATTGACAGCATGTTGGCCAGTGGGCGGGACTTTGATCTGGCGCACGCATACCTGGGTCTGTTCCTCAAG CTTCACCTGCGCTCGCTGTCGCAGGATGCGGTCGCCATGGAAGCGTTGCTCCGCCTCTCCTTGCGGCTGGAGGCGGGGTGGGCGGACCTGCGGGCGTCGTTTCATCAGTCGCTTTGTCTGCTGGCGTACGCTAAGAGCGCGCTGCTGTGA
- the wdr36 gene encoding WD repeat-containing protein 36 isoform X3, protein MAGSGSSLFSGFRVLGLYSNHVPHVLRYHQKHREFYVVTSVGKCLHTYNVAHLGIVSVSNSLQDDITCVAADRMLVFAAAGRLVCALARNKEVVMRYRGHEQEVRLLLSLGDQLISADGGGHVIVWDVHAGDVYLRLHFDPSTFSVSAMMHPSTYLNKVLLGSSQGALQLWNVKSSKLLYTFPGWSAGVTVLQQSPAVDVVGVGTATGRIVIHNIRADETLMMFTQDWGPITSLAFRTDGPPVAASGSPQGHMAFWDLERQQLVAQQRHAHNTAVAAATFLHGEPLLVTNGADNAVKVWIFDQDGGGARLLRSRQGHRAPPTTICHHGNDGKNILSAGQDGTLQSFSSVHERFHKNLGHGSISKKKEQKKKKNMSYGELRLPAITAFSSATARQSDWDGIVACHRGRLATTTWNYQRCTMGAHHLQPPGGHSDAIATAVDITSCGNFTVVGSSCGRVDVYNLQSGLHRGCYGDKQKAHSGVVRGVAVDALNQLTVTIASDWLLKFWRFKNHKQEEEIKLNAAPASMKLHRDSGMLAVALDDFTLLIVDIETKRVVRKFCGHHGNTNGMTFSPDGRWLVTAGMDCTIRTWDIPSGSLVDCFLVSMAPVGVSMSPTGDFLATVHVDSLGVYLWTNKSLCGPVGLHPLSADYQPAEETLPGAAVHEVEREVISEEAEYAFRSSEQLGAELVTLSQLPESRWKSLLHLDAIKRRNKAVSAPVAGTSAPFFLPTVPGLTPRFATPIQEVQSKVYSCGPLSQRSKFSSALEACLQAGSFHVPIQLLKDLGPSAISVELACLSPEGGGDSSLLLAFVGMIDSMLASGRDFDLAHAYLGLFLKLHLRSLSQDAVAMEALLRLSLRLEAGWADLRASFHQSLCLLAYAKSALL, encoded by the exons atgGCGGGAAGCGGTAGCTCTTTGTTCTCCGGCTTCCGGGTTTTGGGACTTTACAGCAATCATGTGCCGCACGTGCTACGCTACCATCAAAAACACCGCGAGTTCTACGTGGTGACGTCGGTGGGCAAATGTTTGCACACTTACAAT GTGGCTCATTTGGGCATCGTCTCTGTCA GTAACAGTCTCCAAGATGACATCACTTGTGTGGCAGCGGACAGGATGTTGGTGTTTGCTGCCGCCGGACGACTCGTCTGTGCCCTCGCGAGGAACAAAGAG GTGGTGATGCGTTACCGTGGTCACGAGCAGGAAGTGCGTCTGCTGCTTTCTTTGGGTGATCAGCTGATCTCGGCCGATGGCGGCGGACACGTCATCGTGTGGGACGTCCACGCGGGCG ACGTCTACCTGAGGCTACACTTTGACCCCAGCACCTTCAGCGTGTCGGCCATGATGCACCCCAGCACGTACCTGAACAAGGTGCTGCTGGGAAGCTCCCAGGGTGCACTGCAGCTGTGGAACGTGAAAAGCAG CAAGCTGCTGTACACGTTCCCGGGCTGGTCGGCAGGGGTCACGGTTCTGCAGCAG AGCCCGGCGGTGGACGTGGTGGGTGTCGGCACGGCGACGGGCCGCATCGTCATTCACAACATCCGAGCGGACGAGACGCTGATGATGTTCACGCAGGACTGGGGACCAATCACATCGCTGGCTTTCAGGACAG ACGGTCCTCCCGTGGCGGCGTCCGGCAGTCCTCAGGGTCACATGGCCTTCTGGGACCTGGAGCGTCAGCAGCTCGTGGCTCAGCAGAGACACGCCCACAACACGGCGGTGGCAGCTGCCACCTTCCTGCACGGCGAGCCGCTGTTGGTCACCAACGGAGCCGACAACGCTGTCAAG GTGTGGATATTTGACCAGGATGGGGGCGGAGCCAGGTTGCTGAGGAGTCGCCAAGGGCACAGAGCCCCACCCACCACTAtctgtcaccatggcaacgatgGCAAGAACATCCTGAGCGCAG gtcAGGACGGCACATTGCAGTCTTTCTCCAGCGTGCACGAGCGCTTCCACAAGAACCTCGGACACG gCTCCATCAGTAAAAAGaaagaacagaagaagaagaagaacatgtcCTATGGGGAACTCCGCCTGCCCGCCATCACTGCATTCTCCTCTG CTACAGCCCGCCAATCAGACTGGGACGGCATCGTGGCGTGTCACCGTGGTCGCCTAGCAACCACCACCTGGAACTACCAGCGGTGCACCATGGGAGCTCATCACCTGCAGCCGCCAGGTGGCCACAGCGACGCCATCGCTACG GCcgtcgacatcacttcctgtggaAACTTTACAGTTGTGGGCTCATCGTGCGGCCGTGTTGACGTCTACAACCTGCAGTCCGGACTTCATCGCGGTTGCTATGGAGACAAGCAGAAAG CTCACAGCGGTGTGGTGCGAGGGGTCGCCGTTGATGCACTTAACCAGCTGACTGTCACCATCGCATCTGATTGGCTCCTCAAGTTCTGGCGCTTCAAGAACCACAAACAGGAAGAAGAGATCAAGTTAAACGCTGCACCGGCTAGCATGAAGCTCCACAGAGACAG CGGAATGCTAGCAGTGGCGTTGGATGACTTCACATTGCTGATTGTTGACATCGAAACCAAGCGAGTGGTCAGGAAGTTTTgtggtcaccatggcaacaccaACGGCATG ACTTTTAGTCCAGATGGTCGCTGGTTGGTGACGGCGGGCATGGACTGCACCATTCGGACGTGGGACATCCCTTCTGGAAG CCTTGTGGACTGCTTCCTGGTTTCCATGGCGCCAGTGGGTGTGTCCATGTCACCCACGGGAGACTTCCTGGCAACAGTGCATGTGGACAGTCTGGGAGTGTACTTGTG GACTAATAAGAGCCTGTGTGGGCCCGTGGGGCTCCACCCTCTCTCGGCCGACTACCAACCGGCAGAGGAGACTCTGCCGGGAGCGGCGGTGCATGAGGTCGAGCGGGAAGTGATATCAGAGGAGGCAGAGTACGCGTTCCGTTCAAGTGAGCAGTTAGGGGCGGAGCTAGTGACGCTGTCTCAGCTGCCGGAGTCGCGCTGGAAGAGTCTTCTTCACCTGGACGCCATCAAG AGGAGGAACAAGGCCGTCTCGGCGCCTGTGGCAGGAACTTCGGCGCCATTCTTCCTGCCCACCGTGCCGGGCCTCACACCACGCTTTGCCACGCCCATTCAGGAAGTGcag TCCAAGGTTTACAGCTGCGGTCCGCTGTCTCAGAGGTCAAAGTTCAGTAGTGCTCTGGAGGCGTGTCTTCAGGCAGGCTCAT TCCACGTTCCCATCCAGCTCTTGAAGGATTTGGGCCCGTCTGCGATCTCGGTGGAGCTTGCCTGCCTGTCACCTGAAGGGGGCGGAGACAGCAGCCTGCTGTTGGCTTTCGTGGGCATGATTGACAGCATGTTGGCCAGTGGGCGGGACTTTGATCTGGCGCACGCATACCTGGGTCTGTTCCTCAAG CTTCACCTGCGCTCGCTGTCGCAGGATGCGGTCGCCATGGAAGCGTTGCTCCGCCTCTCCTTGCGGCTGGAGGCGGGGTGGGCGGACCTGCGGGCGTCGTTTCATCAGTCGCTTTGTCTGCTGGCGTACGCTAAGAGCGCGCTGCTGTGA
- the wdr36 gene encoding WD repeat-containing protein 36 isoform X4 — translation MAGSGSSLFSGFRVLGLYSNHVPHVLRYHQKHREFYVVTSVGKCLHTYNVAHLGIVSVSNSLQDDITCVAADRMLVFAAAGRLVCALARNKEVVMRYRGHEQEVRLLLSLGDQLISADGGGHVIVWDVHAGDVYLRLHFDPSTFSVSAMMHPSTYLNKVLLGSSQGALQLWNVKSSKLLYTFPGWSAGVTVLQQSPAVDVVGVGTATGRIVIHNIRADETLMMFTQDWGPITSLAFRTDGPPVAASGSPQGHMAFWDLERQQLVAQQRHAHNTAVAAATFLHGEPLLVTNGADNAVKVWIFDQDGGGARLLRSRQGHRAPPTTICHHGNDGKNILSAGQDGTLQSFSSVHERFHKNLGHGSISKKKEQKKKKNMSYGELRLPAITAFSSARQSDWDGIVACHRGRLATTTWNYQRCTMGAHHLQPPGGHSDAIATAVDITSCGNFTVVGSSCGRVDVYNLQSGLHRGCYGDKQKAHSGVVRGVAVDALNQLTVTIASDWLLKFWRFKNHKQEEEIKLNAAPASMKLHRDSGMLAVALDDFTLLIVDIETKRVVRKFCGHHGNTNGMTFSPDGRWLVTAGMDCTIRTWDIPSGSLVDCFLVSMAPVGVSMSPTGDFLATVHVDSLGVYLWTNKSLCGPVGLHPLSADYQPAEETLPGAAVHEVEREVISEEAEYAFRSSEQLGAELVTLSQLPESRWKSLLHLDAIKRRNKAVSAPVAGTSAPFFLPTVPGLTPRFATPIQEVQSKVYSCGPLSQRSKFSSALEACLQAGSFHVPIQLLKDLGPSAISVELACLSPEGGGDSSLLLAFVGMIDSMLASGRDFDLAHAYLGLFLKLHLRSLSQDAVAMEALLRLSLRLEAGWADLRASFHQSLCLLAYAKSALL, via the exons atgGCGGGAAGCGGTAGCTCTTTGTTCTCCGGCTTCCGGGTTTTGGGACTTTACAGCAATCATGTGCCGCACGTGCTACGCTACCATCAAAAACACCGCGAGTTCTACGTGGTGACGTCGGTGGGCAAATGTTTGCACACTTACAAT GTGGCTCATTTGGGCATCGTCTCTGTCA GTAACAGTCTCCAAGATGACATCACTTGTGTGGCAGCGGACAGGATGTTGGTGTTTGCTGCCGCCGGACGACTCGTCTGTGCCCTCGCGAGGAACAAAGAG GTGGTGATGCGTTACCGTGGTCACGAGCAGGAAGTGCGTCTGCTGCTTTCTTTGGGTGATCAGCTGATCTCGGCCGATGGCGGCGGACACGTCATCGTGTGGGACGTCCACGCGGGCG ACGTCTACCTGAGGCTACACTTTGACCCCAGCACCTTCAGCGTGTCGGCCATGATGCACCCCAGCACGTACCTGAACAAGGTGCTGCTGGGAAGCTCCCAGGGTGCACTGCAGCTGTGGAACGTGAAAAGCAG CAAGCTGCTGTACACGTTCCCGGGCTGGTCGGCAGGGGTCACGGTTCTGCAGCAG AGCCCGGCGGTGGACGTGGTGGGTGTCGGCACGGCGACGGGCCGCATCGTCATTCACAACATCCGAGCGGACGAGACGCTGATGATGTTCACGCAGGACTGGGGACCAATCACATCGCTGGCTTTCAGGACAG ACGGTCCTCCCGTGGCGGCGTCCGGCAGTCCTCAGGGTCACATGGCCTTCTGGGACCTGGAGCGTCAGCAGCTCGTGGCTCAGCAGAGACACGCCCACAACACGGCGGTGGCAGCTGCCACCTTCCTGCACGGCGAGCCGCTGTTGGTCACCAACGGAGCCGACAACGCTGTCAAG GTGTGGATATTTGACCAGGATGGGGGCGGAGCCAGGTTGCTGAGGAGTCGCCAAGGGCACAGAGCCCCACCCACCACTAtctgtcaccatggcaacgatgGCAAGAACATCCTGAGCGCAG gtcAGGACGGCACATTGCAGTCTTTCTCCAGCGTGCACGAGCGCTTCCACAAGAACCTCGGACACG gCTCCATCAGTAAAAAGaaagaacagaagaagaagaagaacatgtcCTATGGGGAACTCCGCCTGCCCGCCATCACTGCATTCTCCTCTG CCCGCCAATCAGACTGGGACGGCATCGTGGCGTGTCACCGTGGTCGCCTAGCAACCACCACCTGGAACTACCAGCGGTGCACCATGGGAGCTCATCACCTGCAGCCGCCAGGTGGCCACAGCGACGCCATCGCTACG GCcgtcgacatcacttcctgtggaAACTTTACAGTTGTGGGCTCATCGTGCGGCCGTGTTGACGTCTACAACCTGCAGTCCGGACTTCATCGCGGTTGCTATGGAGACAAGCAGAAAG CTCACAGCGGTGTGGTGCGAGGGGTCGCCGTTGATGCACTTAACCAGCTGACTGTCACCATCGCATCTGATTGGCTCCTCAAGTTCTGGCGCTTCAAGAACCACAAACAGGAAGAAGAGATCAAGTTAAACGCTGCACCGGCTAGCATGAAGCTCCACAGAGACAG CGGAATGCTAGCAGTGGCGTTGGATGACTTCACATTGCTGATTGTTGACATCGAAACCAAGCGAGTGGTCAGGAAGTTTTgtggtcaccatggcaacaccaACGGCATG ACTTTTAGTCCAGATGGTCGCTGGTTGGTGACGGCGGGCATGGACTGCACCATTCGGACGTGGGACATCCCTTCTGGAAG CCTTGTGGACTGCTTCCTGGTTTCCATGGCGCCAGTGGGTGTGTCCATGTCACCCACGGGAGACTTCCTGGCAACAGTGCATGTGGACAGTCTGGGAGTGTACTTGTG GACTAATAAGAGCCTGTGTGGGCCCGTGGGGCTCCACCCTCTCTCGGCCGACTACCAACCGGCAGAGGAGACTCTGCCGGGAGCGGCGGTGCATGAGGTCGAGCGGGAAGTGATATCAGAGGAGGCAGAGTACGCGTTCCGTTCAAGTGAGCAGTTAGGGGCGGAGCTAGTGACGCTGTCTCAGCTGCCGGAGTCGCGCTGGAAGAGTCTTCTTCACCTGGACGCCATCAAG AGGAGGAACAAGGCCGTCTCGGCGCCTGTGGCAGGAACTTCGGCGCCATTCTTCCTGCCCACCGTGCCGGGCCTCACACCACGCTTTGCCACGCCCATTCAGGAAGTGcag TCCAAGGTTTACAGCTGCGGTCCGCTGTCTCAGAGGTCAAAGTTCAGTAGTGCTCTGGAGGCGTGTCTTCAGGCAGGCTCAT TCCACGTTCCCATCCAGCTCTTGAAGGATTTGGGCCCGTCTGCGATCTCGGTGGAGCTTGCCTGCCTGTCACCTGAAGGGGGCGGAGACAGCAGCCTGCTGTTGGCTTTCGTGGGCATGATTGACAGCATGTTGGCCAGTGGGCGGGACTTTGATCTGGCGCACGCATACCTGGGTCTGTTCCTCAAG CTTCACCTGCGCTCGCTGTCGCAGGATGCGGTCGCCATGGAAGCGTTGCTCCGCCTCTCCTTGCGGCTGGAGGCGGGGTGGGCGGACCTGCGGGCGTCGTTTCATCAGTCGCTTTGTCTGCTGGCGTACGCTAAGAGCGCGCTGCTGTGA